A genomic region of Trifolium pratense cultivar HEN17-A07 linkage group LG3, ARS_RC_1.1, whole genome shotgun sequence contains the following coding sequences:
- the LOC123917498 gene encoding uncharacterized protein LOC123917498 translates to MASSSTNPTNLNPLHFYPQSNFNIPSKNYSHTMTLETLEISTNNIEEKVATIELYVQGFYKLFVQPFYGFQPLATENDFIVSPKYRYKLKFPLFLVTKNPYFLPFSVSQNLATLPISTGLASYIEPFIVHNAIEMGQRNGDKEFKIVFDVKVVELDLADYCECDGYRRRGLI, encoded by the coding sequence ATGGCTTCTTCCTCAACCAACCCAACAAACCTTAATCCATTACACTTCTACCCTCAATCAAACTTCAACATCCCAAGCAAAAACTATAGTCACACAATGACCCTTGAAACCCTAGAAATTTCAACAAACAACATTGAAGAAAAAGTAGCAACAATAGAACTTTATGTTCAAGGATTCTACAAACTTTTTGTTCAACCCTTTTATGGATTTCAACCATTAGCAACAGAAAATGATTTTATTGTGTCGCCAAAGTATAGATACAAGTTAAAGTTTCCTCTTTTCTTGGTCACTAAAAATCCTTACTTTTTACCTTTTAGTGTGTCTCAAAATTTGGCAACATTACCCATAAGCACTGGTTTGGCTTCATATATTGAACCATTCATTGTTCACAATGCTATTGAAATGGGACAAAGGAATGGAGACAAGGAGTTTAAGATTGTTTTTGATGTTAAGGTTGTTGAACTTGATTTGGCAGATTATTGTGAGTGTGATGGTTATCGTAGACGCGGTCTTATTTAA